Proteins encoded in a region of the Halodesulfovibrio marinisediminis DSM 17456 genome:
- a CDS encoding Flp family type IVb pilin — MINRIKQFITDERGASAVEYGLLVALIAAVIVAIVASVGTKVKLGFDKVDKELPTG; from the coding sequence ATGATTAACAGAATTAAACAGTTTATTACGGACGAACGTGGCGCAAGTGCTGTTGAATATGGACTGTTGGTAGCACTTATTGCAGCAGTAATTGTAGCGATCGTCGCATCAGTGGGTACAAAGGTTAAGTTAGGTTTTGACAAAGTAGATAAGGAGCTTCCAACAGGCTAG
- a CDS encoding Flp family type IVb pilin, with amino-acid sequence MIKSIEQFFRDERAASAIEYVLLASLIAAVIVATVTLVGLKVEQNFQVIDDVYPDE; translated from the coding sequence ATGATCAAAAGCATTGAACAATTTTTTAGGGATGAGCGTGCTGCAAGTGCTATAGAATACGTGCTGTTAGCTTCTCTAATTGCAGCTGTAATTGTAGCTACTGTCACACTTGTGGGGCTAAAGGTAGAGCAAAATTTTCAGGTAATTGACGATGTCTATCCCGACGAATGA
- a CDS encoding bifunctional helix-turn-helix transcriptional regulator/GNAT family N-acetyltransferase has protein sequence MNVTQVRGIRKYSRSLAREWRLVANRADQQGLTVPEAHALLELSSNKILSVQAIADMLLIDKSNASRTLASLGKLGLVVFSPNKEDRRAKDVSITDEGRKRVEQVHAEADELVAGALELLSPQEQEIVMKGLKTYAKALQYRRLQKDFSIRPIMPEDNSAVADVIRNVSNEFGLKAEEGYAVGDPVVDSMSEAYTAAGSSYWVVEREGQIFGGGGVGPLQGACGNLCELQKMYFMPECRGRGLGRRLVLMAMKFAREYGYDACYLETTHKLREATSLYEALGFTRQNCTLGDTGHGICELRYLYRFDGSGEDEG, from the coding sequence ATGAACGTTACTCAAGTTCGGGGCATTCGCAAATATTCTCGAAGTCTTGCCCGAGAGTGGAGACTGGTCGCTAACCGTGCTGATCAACAGGGGCTAACAGTACCGGAGGCACATGCGCTTCTGGAATTATCCTCAAATAAGATTTTGTCTGTTCAGGCTATAGCGGACATGCTGCTTATTGATAAATCGAATGCTAGCAGGACGTTAGCATCCTTAGGTAAGCTTGGACTAGTTGTGTTTTCTCCTAATAAAGAAGATAGACGTGCAAAAGATGTTTCTATCACTGATGAAGGTCGTAAGCGCGTTGAGCAGGTCCATGCCGAGGCTGATGAACTTGTGGCAGGTGCTCTTGAGCTTCTCAGTCCGCAAGAGCAGGAGATTGTGATGAAAGGGCTGAAAACATATGCCAAGGCTTTGCAATATCGCCGCTTGCAGAAAGACTTTTCCATTCGCCCAATTATGCCGGAGGATAATTCCGCTGTGGCGGATGTAATCCGAAACGTTTCTAATGAATTTGGACTAAAGGCTGAAGAAGGATACGCCGTAGGCGATCCTGTGGTCGATAGCATGAGTGAGGCTTATACAGCTGCGGGAAGTAGTTACTGGGTTGTCGAAAGAGAGGGGCAAATCTTCGGTGGAGGCGGTGTTGGACCACTTCAGGGGGCCTGCGGCAATCTTTGCGAACTGCAAAAGATGTATTTTATGCCTGAATGCCGTGGAAGAGGCTTGGGGCGTCGGCTAGTTTTGATGGCCATGAAGTTTGCCCGTGAGTATGGATATGATGCTTGTTATCTGGAAACAACACATAAATTACGAGAAGCCACATCATTATATGAAGCTCTAGGCTTTACGCGACAGAATTGTACTCTCGGAGATACCGGACATGGAATATGTGAGCTTCGGTATCTTTATCGTTTTGATGGCTCAGGTGAGGATGAAGGATAA
- a CDS encoding acyl-CoA dehydratase activase, which produces MESLGICIGASSIGMVRLRRENGCTEVIEHDVVCHEGNSRQALLSMLSRVEDLKDLRVAATGRKFRHLLALPTISEPEAVELATAYSLPEDHSYRTVISAGGETFLVYSLRNTGEVEMVHTGNKCASGTGEFLLQQLGRMALSLDELAEMDFTDEPHKVSGRCSVFCKSDCTHALNKGVEKGRVVSGLSKMMAGKCLELLKKLPKDKAVLVGGCSDNEFMVRFLRDEIPDLHIPEEARWFEALGAGLWALDNAPDNTVVNVMGTGNDLTAIFKEKSTSFAFHSPLSEFSELVEFKTHPRGQAQLGDECILGLDVGSTTTKGVVMRTSDLAVIADEYLRTDGDPVGASRRVYSSLADQIDVPISIVGLGVTGSGRAISGLHAQTDGVINEIIAHATASVHFDPEVDTIFEIGGQDAKYTYITAGVPSDYAMNEACSAGTGSFLEESAKESLGVETTEIGEIALQANRPPNFNDQCAAFISSDIKIAIQEGMPLKDIVAGLVYSVCMNYDNRVKGNRPVGKKVFMQGGVCYNEAVPVAMAALTGKHIVVPPEPGLMGAFGVALEVKKRIGQGLLTPSSFDLNELAAREVSYKKTFTCTGGSEKCDLGCEIARIVIDGSTYPFGGICNRWENLRKKRGVDTASRDLVAWRERRCFRDAESASSKPDISDNRPVIGINRSYLVNTYYPLFSTFFQELGYRVVLPQNADTEAMGQRGAAFCFPGEIAHGFMGDLLAMEPDYLFLPHVRGIPTDSNFETSCTCVLVQGEPYYLRTAFPQIEAMGDRAVFPVLDFSKGLEAARKEFLDIGVHFGASKQNAEQAYKKALTAQRQFHADLQKKGKEVLNELEQGDDPFAVVLIGRPYNAFAGVANKGIPAKFASTGVTIIPFDMLPLEEADLEQDMNMYWGMGRLLLKASRLIKDHPKLFGSFITNFSCGPDSFLLSYFREIMGRKPSLTLELDNHTADAGIETRVEAFLDIIRYYQRMNEQSAMQSKPIQKNKTFKPAVFEKRNGDYGVVTSDDVWLPLTHERVKVVFPSMGEYSTRMLAASLRSQGIRAEALPPADEERLKIGRGNSTCKECLPLQLTVGSILHYLQHRDPEEVTVYFMPSADGPCRFGQYHVYTQRLFNRKAIPNAPILTPTCTDGYGGLNEGALLSMWRSVVISDVFEEMKSTVLAGARDRETALALFNTEFMAVTDACSQGWKQGLAQLKRTASTLSEIELRMPYEELPKISLIGEIFVRHDVISRQGLIERMADRGIVVRTAQGTEWIKYTDWLIMNGIEGDTSLAFWMRLLFKKYYDTKIRNILSESGLFYHHKQDIPRTIEIGSNYVSPKLAGEAILTVGAAFHEIFHPSCGIISIGPFGCMPSRVAEAILSEKFTTQNTLKVSGNNSVPASLSSEDRKLPFLAIETDGNPFPQIVEARLEAFALQARRLHKQMM; this is translated from the coding sequence ATGGAATCACTAGGAATTTGTATTGGTGCTTCTTCTATTGGTATGGTCAGACTCCGCAGAGAAAACGGTTGTACTGAAGTCATCGAACATGATGTGGTTTGCCATGAAGGAAATTCACGTCAGGCTCTATTGTCCATGCTTTCCCGTGTTGAGGACCTCAAAGATTTACGAGTTGCAGCCACTGGGCGAAAGTTTCGCCACTTGCTCGCACTCCCCACCATTTCTGAACCCGAAGCTGTCGAGCTTGCAACAGCCTATTCACTACCTGAAGATCATTCGTATCGTACCGTGATCAGTGCCGGAGGAGAAACTTTTCTGGTCTATAGCTTACGTAATACGGGCGAAGTCGAAATGGTGCATACAGGGAACAAATGTGCCTCCGGTACAGGCGAATTCTTGTTACAACAACTCGGTCGCATGGCTTTGAGCCTAGATGAGTTAGCAGAGATGGATTTCACTGACGAACCACACAAGGTTTCGGGTCGTTGCTCAGTTTTTTGCAAAAGTGACTGTACCCATGCTTTAAACAAGGGCGTTGAAAAAGGCCGTGTCGTGTCCGGTTTATCCAAAATGATGGCAGGCAAGTGCCTTGAGCTTTTGAAGAAGCTCCCTAAAGATAAAGCCGTACTTGTGGGTGGCTGCTCGGACAATGAGTTCATGGTTCGCTTCCTGCGTGATGAAATACCAGATCTACATATTCCAGAAGAAGCCCGATGGTTCGAAGCTCTAGGAGCTGGGCTTTGGGCTTTAGACAACGCTCCTGATAACACTGTCGTAAATGTTATGGGAACAGGGAATGACCTTACTGCTATTTTCAAAGAAAAAAGCACTAGCTTTGCTTTTCATTCCCCGCTTTCCGAATTTAGTGAGCTCGTGGAATTCAAAACACACCCACGCGGACAAGCTCAGCTCGGCGATGAGTGTATTCTCGGGTTAGATGTAGGCTCTACTACCACCAAAGGGGTGGTCATGCGTACTTCGGATTTAGCCGTAATCGCAGATGAATATTTGCGCACAGACGGTGATCCGGTTGGAGCTTCGCGTCGAGTATATTCAAGCTTGGCCGATCAAATTGACGTTCCTATTTCTATTGTCGGCCTAGGCGTCACGGGTTCAGGTCGAGCCATTAGTGGACTGCACGCCCAGACTGACGGGGTAATCAATGAGATCATAGCCCACGCAACAGCTTCTGTGCACTTTGATCCAGAAGTTGACACTATTTTTGAGATCGGCGGACAGGACGCCAAATATACATACATTACTGCTGGAGTTCCATCCGACTATGCCATGAACGAGGCTTGTAGCGCTGGAACGGGATCATTTTTAGAAGAATCTGCCAAGGAGTCACTGGGCGTCGAGACAACCGAGATCGGCGAAATAGCACTTCAGGCAAACCGTCCACCGAACTTCAATGACCAGTGTGCAGCATTCATTAGCTCGGATATAAAAATTGCTATTCAAGAAGGAATGCCCCTGAAGGATATTGTGGCAGGACTCGTTTACTCTGTCTGCATGAACTACGACAATCGCGTAAAAGGTAACCGGCCTGTTGGAAAAAAAGTCTTCATGCAGGGGGGAGTCTGTTATAATGAGGCCGTCCCAGTAGCCATGGCTGCCTTGACCGGCAAACACATTGTCGTGCCACCTGAACCCGGCTTGATGGGAGCCTTTGGCGTAGCTCTTGAAGTAAAAAAACGTATTGGTCAAGGTCTGCTGACGCCTTCTTCCTTTGATTTAAATGAACTTGCAGCCCGTGAAGTAAGCTATAAAAAAACCTTCACTTGTACAGGCGGAAGCGAAAAATGCGACTTGGGTTGCGAAATCGCTCGCATAGTTATCGACGGCTCGACTTATCCGTTTGGTGGAATCTGTAACCGCTGGGAAAATCTTCGTAAAAAACGTGGCGTTGATACTGCGTCCAGAGATCTGGTCGCATGGCGTGAACGACGCTGTTTTCGAGATGCCGAATCTGCGTCTTCCAAGCCGGACATTTCAGATAACCGTCCTGTTATCGGCATAAACCGTTCCTATCTGGTCAATACATATTACCCGCTATTTTCTACTTTCTTCCAAGAGCTCGGTTATCGAGTCGTCCTACCCCAAAATGCAGACACTGAAGCTATGGGGCAACGCGGTGCGGCATTCTGTTTCCCTGGCGAAATAGCTCATGGCTTTATGGGTGATCTTCTTGCCATGGAACCGGACTACTTGTTCCTTCCTCATGTGCGCGGCATCCCGACCGATTCAAATTTTGAAACATCCTGTACCTGCGTTTTGGTTCAAGGCGAACCATACTACTTACGTACCGCTTTCCCTCAAATTGAAGCTATGGGTGACCGTGCGGTTTTTCCAGTGCTGGACTTTTCTAAAGGGCTTGAAGCAGCTCGAAAAGAGTTTTTAGACATTGGCGTACATTTCGGAGCCTCAAAACAGAATGCTGAACAGGCTTACAAGAAAGCCTTGACAGCTCAGCGTCAATTCCATGCCGATCTTCAGAAAAAAGGGAAAGAAGTTCTGAATGAATTGGAACAAGGAGATGATCCTTTTGCCGTGGTTCTTATCGGCAGGCCTTACAACGCCTTTGCTGGAGTTGCTAATAAAGGTATCCCTGCTAAGTTTGCTTCCACGGGAGTAACTATCATCCCCTTTGATATGTTACCGTTAGAAGAAGCAGACCTGGAACAAGATATGAACATGTACTGGGGCATGGGAAGGCTGTTGCTTAAAGCGTCTAGACTGATAAAAGACCATCCGAAACTCTTCGGTTCCTTTATCACCAATTTTTCCTGTGGACCGGACTCATTCCTTCTGAGCTATTTCCGCGAAATTATGGGACGCAAGCCTTCTCTAACGCTGGAACTGGACAACCATACGGCAGACGCAGGCATTGAAACTCGAGTCGAAGCTTTTCTGGACATCATCCGCTATTACCAGCGAATGAACGAACAGTCTGCGATGCAAAGCAAGCCAATACAAAAGAATAAAACCTTTAAGCCCGCCGTGTTTGAAAAACGAAATGGAGATTACGGTGTAGTCACGTCGGACGACGTGTGGTTGCCGTTAACCCACGAGCGGGTAAAGGTAGTATTTCCAAGCATGGGAGAGTACTCCACGAGAATGCTGGCAGCCTCGTTGCGAAGCCAAGGTATTCGAGCTGAAGCCCTGCCTCCAGCAGATGAGGAACGGCTGAAAATTGGACGCGGTAATTCTACCTGTAAGGAATGCTTGCCTCTGCAGCTGACCGTGGGATCCATTCTCCATTACCTGCAACACCGTGATCCAGAAGAAGTCACGGTCTACTTCATGCCTAGTGCTGACGGTCCTTGCCGATTCGGTCAGTATCACGTCTACACTCAACGATTGTTCAACCGCAAGGCAATCCCAAATGCACCAATTTTAACCCCGACATGTACGGACGGCTACGGCGGGTTAAACGAAGGCGCGTTGCTCAGCATGTGGCGCAGTGTCGTTATTAGTGACGTGTTTGAAGAAATGAAGTCTACGGTTTTAGCTGGAGCACGAGACAGAGAAACTGCCCTTGCCCTCTTTAATACCGAATTCATGGCTGTAACTGATGCCTGCTCTCAGGGATGGAAGCAGGGGCTTGCACAACTTAAACGCACAGCATCAACATTGTCCGAAATTGAATTGCGCATGCCATACGAGGAACTGCCTAAAATATCTCTGATAGGCGAAATATTCGTGCGTCACGACGTGATCTCACGACAGGGCCTCATTGAACGCATGGCGGACCGCGGTATCGTGGTCAGAACCGCCCAAGGTACGGAATGGATTAAATATACAGACTGGCTCATTATGAATGGCATTGAAGGCGATACTTCTTTAGCCTTCTGGATGCGTCTCCTGTTCAAGAAATACTATGACACTAAGATCCGGAATATTCTATCTGAGTCAGGGCTGTTCTATCACCACAAACAGGACATCCCCCGAACCATTGAGATTGGTTCCAATTATGTTTCACCGAAATTAGCTGGAGAAGCCATCCTGACCGTTGGAGCAGCTTTCCACGAAATATTCCACCCGTCTTGCGGTATTATTTCCATTGGTCCTTTCGGGTGTATGCCTTCTCGTGTGGCTGAAGCAATTCTTTCAGAGAAATTCACGACACAGAATACTCTTAAGGTGTCGGGGAACAACTCCGTACCCGCATCCCTCTCATCAGAGGATCGCAAGCTTCCTTTCCTTGCTATTGAGACAGACGGTAACCCCTTCCCTCAAATTGTTGAGGCACGGTTAGAGGCTTTTGCACTTCAAGCCAGACGGCTCCATAAGCAAATGATGTAA
- the thpR gene encoding RNA 2',3'-cyclic phosphodiesterase, with the protein MPKLFVGIPVSEEYEARLNSMVETLRGRLRSRVSWTKPGKWHVTLQFLGKVDEEKVDEIRDALRLIEFLDFPMRAGSLEYIPNVHGPRILWMDIKEGAETCIELAEAVEEVMAAFDFKQNENFKPHLTLGRVKQIEGGDDFGVACAGLLQAWPVLQVESFCLYKSEQTAEGHIYTVVEEFPLWMDSGLIPIR; encoded by the coding sequence ATGCCTAAATTATTTGTCGGTATACCTGTTTCTGAGGAGTATGAAGCACGGCTTAATTCAATGGTCGAGACACTTAGAGGGCGGTTGCGCTCAAGAGTAAGCTGGACCAAGCCGGGAAAGTGGCATGTGACGCTCCAGTTTCTCGGGAAAGTTGATGAAGAGAAGGTTGATGAAATTCGAGATGCACTCCGGTTGATTGAGTTTCTAGACTTTCCAATGCGGGCAGGTTCTCTGGAATATATTCCGAATGTGCACGGCCCTCGGATATTGTGGATGGATATAAAAGAGGGAGCCGAGACTTGTATCGAACTGGCCGAAGCCGTGGAAGAGGTTATGGCCGCCTTTGACTTCAAGCAGAACGAGAATTTTAAACCGCACCTGACGCTTGGACGCGTGAAACAAATAGAGGGTGGTGATGACTTTGGAGTTGCATGTGCCGGACTTTTGCAGGCTTGGCCTGTGCTTCAGGTGGAAAGCTTTTGTTTGTACAAGAGTGAACAGACGGCTGAGGGACACATTTATACGGTTGTAGAAGAATTTCCTTTGTGGATGGACTCTGGGCTAATTCCCATCCGTTAG
- a CDS encoding CHASE4 domain-containing protein, whose product MQLSRKVNLFIALVFVALILLYIQVQQLIIMPSFVSLEKEMAVDNTERVLEAIDNEFNQLAPIASDWAYWTTTYDYVLTKDETYEKEVLVGSKALIDLKMNYIGIYDVNGNAVWNRAIDLSTGKVLDIGLLSGKKLPAKNPLLQLHGLTDEVCGIIPTPHAPMLVVAKSILTNENKGPTAGTFILGKFLDEACIHSISQQTKFLILASQPTSNAAPALIHTHTAHESIPHTQYRLVTTQDYWKVYTTLLDLHKKPILTLQVDTARDISTYGAMAVKHSLWLLITAGLAVMFVLWKFLQLAVIAPITTLTNHTIKIGNNNMLDEHVEIKGKDEIGVLSKTFNQMIDRLAESRKQLIEQSYRSGANDLASGTLHNIRNTITPLSVRLSTLQQALKTAPLSEIRKAAEELIDPTTPQERLNDLLQFLKLATEDLERLLEKSYDELTLSIQQIGRVEKCLVDKRLLPHSDQLIEPICMLDVINEVKKRLGPEVRDTINIEIEDSVEKCSNIVGTQAALQLVVENILINAAESIATIDRNKGCVIISAKKKVTPEQSMVEYLFTDNGAGVDHNHIDHLFERDFSTKNRNGAGFGLHWSSNTIQALGGQMFIESPGIGHGATVHILLPLA is encoded by the coding sequence ATGCAGTTATCGCGTAAAGTAAATCTATTTATAGCGTTAGTCTTTGTAGCGCTCATCTTACTTTATATTCAAGTTCAACAGCTTATTATTATGCCAAGCTTTGTCTCTTTAGAAAAAGAGATGGCAGTTGATAATACTGAACGTGTTCTTGAGGCTATAGATAATGAATTCAACCAGCTGGCACCGATAGCATCAGATTGGGCCTATTGGACGACAACTTACGACTATGTGCTAACAAAAGATGAAACCTATGAAAAAGAAGTACTTGTTGGGAGTAAAGCGCTCATCGATTTAAAGATGAACTACATAGGAATTTATGATGTAAATGGTAATGCCGTTTGGAATCGAGCCATCGACTTATCAACTGGCAAAGTGCTCGACATTGGGCTGCTTTCAGGAAAAAAGCTTCCAGCAAAAAATCCGCTGCTGCAATTACATGGTTTGACTGATGAAGTATGTGGCATAATCCCCACTCCGCACGCCCCTATGTTGGTTGTGGCAAAGTCCATTTTAACAAATGAAAATAAGGGGCCAACTGCTGGCACATTTATTTTAGGAAAGTTTTTGGATGAAGCTTGCATTCACTCAATAAGTCAGCAAACAAAATTTCTCATTTTGGCCTCACAGCCTACTTCCAATGCAGCGCCTGCCTTGATTCATACACACACAGCACATGAAAGTATTCCCCACACACAGTATCGGCTAGTGACCACACAGGATTATTGGAAAGTTTATACTACATTGCTCGACTTGCATAAAAAACCAATCTTGACGTTACAAGTGGACACCGCCCGAGATATCTCCACTTATGGGGCAATGGCAGTCAAGCATTCCTTATGGCTTTTGATTACAGCAGGCCTAGCAGTGATGTTTGTTCTTTGGAAGTTTCTTCAACTTGCTGTCATAGCGCCAATAACAACACTAACAAATCACACCATAAAAATTGGTAACAACAACATGCTAGATGAGCATGTTGAAATTAAAGGGAAAGATGAGATAGGAGTTTTAAGCAAAACCTTTAATCAAATGATCGACCGTCTTGCAGAGAGCAGAAAGCAATTAATTGAACAATCGTATCGCTCAGGAGCTAACGACCTGGCAAGCGGAACTCTCCATAATATTAGAAATACAATAACACCATTAAGTGTAAGGCTGTCCACCTTGCAGCAGGCTCTAAAGACGGCTCCACTGTCAGAAATAAGGAAAGCGGCAGAGGAGCTTATAGATCCAACAACACCACAAGAGCGCCTCAACGATTTACTTCAGTTCTTAAAACTAGCCACAGAAGATTTAGAAAGATTATTAGAAAAAAGCTATGATGAACTGACACTGTCGATTCAACAAATTGGCCGAGTGGAAAAATGCTTAGTTGATAAACGTCTGTTGCCCCACTCTGACCAACTTATTGAACCGATATGCATGTTGGATGTTATTAATGAAGTTAAAAAGAGATTAGGGCCTGAAGTTAGGGATACAATAAATATCGAAATTGAAGATAGTGTTGAAAAATGTAGCAATATTGTTGGAACACAAGCCGCATTACAACTTGTTGTAGAAAATATATTAATCAATGCTGCAGAATCAATTGCAACAATTGATCGCAATAAAGGTTGCGTAATAATTTCAGCAAAGAAAAAAGTAACTCCAGAGCAATCAATGGTTGAATACCTTTTTACCGACAACGGGGCGGGGGTGGACCATAATCACATTGATCACTTATTTGAACGCGACTTTAGTACCAAGAATAGAAATGGTGCTGGGTTTGGCCTTCATTGGAGTTCAAATACGATACAGGCTCTGGGGGGGCAGATGTTTATAGAAAGCCCTGGCATCGGGCATGGTGCAACCGTTCATATACTCCTGCCCCTTGCTTAA
- a CDS encoding EAL domain-containing protein, which translates to MYSVNYSSIKILVADDEPDILDSYRLILAPNTHSTSSAVNNLKNKLFGSSSGTPSCQPEPSFDVVYTPSAKKAVQAVQESIEVNAPFAIAFIDMRMPPGPNGAWAASQIRALDPQIEIVISTAYTDFTPEELSTLVPPAGKMFYLQKPFHPYEVRQLALALGHKWQAEKEITQVAYHDNLTGLPNRAYFLSEIKKAVSFARMHKEMLALLFIDLDKFKRINDALGHDAGDELLCSVAEKIKNCLRSSDTVSRFGEEGVASTTIARLGGDEFTVLLTNLKHQDNAFSVARRIQEELAKPIDIANHQLIITPSIGISLYPKDSRDNLALLKHADLAMYFAKNKGRNNIQFYENSMDEKAMLRLDLESELRLAIDRNELSLNFQPQISLTTREVTGLEALLYWESSSLGIIPSNEFIPVAEESGLIIPIGEWGLQTACQQVKNWIDAGINIERISIPISDMQFTKTNFSRTVSTILAETQLSPSVLELEILESSLAKDIDMTSNTLNELKALGLKIAVNNFGTGYSLLNYLEQFPIDRLKINKTYVKALTRNPEDQIIITAILEMGKRKNIKVTAKGVETSEQLQLLQRKECSEGQGRYFHQPMNVEETEKFMLEQKETQT; encoded by the coding sequence GTGTATAGTGTGAACTATAGCTCCATCAAAATATTAGTTGCTGATGATGAACCTGATATTCTTGATTCGTATCGGTTAATTCTCGCCCCCAATACTCACTCAACCAGTAGCGCTGTTAATAACCTAAAAAATAAATTGTTTGGCTCAAGCAGTGGCACTCCCTCCTGTCAGCCAGAGCCTAGCTTTGATGTAGTATACACACCAAGTGCGAAAAAGGCAGTACAAGCAGTACAAGAAAGTATTGAAGTTAATGCCCCCTTTGCTATTGCATTTATTGACATGCGCATGCCCCCCGGTCCCAATGGAGCTTGGGCAGCATCACAAATTCGCGCTCTTGATCCCCAAATAGAGATTGTCATTTCTACTGCGTACACAGATTTTACTCCAGAGGAACTCTCTACCCTTGTACCGCCTGCAGGGAAGATGTTCTATCTTCAAAAACCATTTCATCCCTACGAAGTCCGTCAACTTGCGCTAGCCTTAGGACATAAATGGCAAGCAGAAAAAGAAATTACTCAGGTTGCGTACCATGACAACCTGACAGGATTACCCAATCGTGCTTATTTCCTCAGTGAGATAAAAAAAGCTGTTTCTTTTGCGAGAATGCATAAAGAAATGTTGGCACTTTTATTTATAGATCTTGATAAATTTAAACGCATTAACGATGCCCTGGGGCACGATGCTGGTGACGAGTTACTCTGTTCTGTTGCAGAAAAAATTAAAAACTGCTTACGGAGTTCTGATACAGTTTCAAGGTTTGGAGAAGAAGGGGTCGCGAGCACAACTATAGCAAGACTTGGTGGAGATGAATTTACAGTACTCCTTACCAATTTGAAGCACCAAGATAATGCTTTTTCTGTAGCGAGACGGATTCAAGAAGAACTGGCAAAGCCAATAGACATAGCAAATCATCAACTCATTATAACACCAAGCATAGGAATTAGCTTATATCCTAAAGACAGTAGAGATAATCTTGCGTTGTTAAAGCATGCTGATTTGGCAATGTATTTCGCAAAAAATAAAGGCCGTAATAACATACAATTCTATGAAAACTCTATGGATGAAAAAGCTATGCTACGCCTTGACTTAGAGAGTGAATTACGTCTTGCCATTGATAGAAATGAACTATCGCTTAATTTCCAGCCACAAATTAGTTTAACAACTAGAGAGGTTACCGGTCTTGAAGCTTTGCTTTATTGGGAAAGTTCATCATTAGGTATTATCCCTTCGAATGAGTTTATTCCCGTTGCTGAAGAAAGCGGACTCATTATCCCTATTGGAGAATGGGGACTTCAGACAGCATGCCAACAGGTTAAAAACTGGATAGACGCTGGAATAAACATTGAACGCATTTCTATTCCGATTTCAGACATGCAATTCACTAAGACAAATTTCTCACGCACTGTGTCTACCATTCTTGCAGAAACCCAGCTCTCCCCATCAGTTTTGGAGCTGGAAATTTTAGAATCCAGCCTTGCTAAGGACATTGATATGACCAGTAACACCCTTAATGAATTGAAAGCTCTTGGCTTAAAAATTGCGGTTAACAATTTCGGCACAGGGTATTCTCTTCTTAACTACTTAGAGCAATTCCCTATTGACCGACTAAAGATAAACAAAACTTATGTTAAAGCCCTTACTCGGAACCCTGAAGATCAAATCATAATAACTGCAATCCTCGAAATGGGGAAAAGAAAGAACATAAAGGTTACGGCAAAAGGGGTCGAGACAAGTGAGCAACTTCAATTATTGCAAAGAAAAGAATGCTCGGAAGGACAAGGGCGTTACTTCCATCAACCAATGAACGTTGAAGAAACCGAAAAATTCATGCTTGAACAAAAAGAAACGCAAACATAA